In the Leptospira sp. WS4.C2 genome, one interval contains:
- a CDS encoding type II secretion system protein GspJ — translation MFVMRRSRHGFTLVEISIVVMIMAVIFTGIFSVFYTANKISKKGASNKGANRKDILYAMENIRGTLARTYFIDNQKRILFVGKQEGVTGTRNDRIVFASANPNSEEEGQASVREVSFYLRKMPNPKMDGLSYLIRREDEMIDTFPTQGGVEHVLLENVKSFQMKFSERGDKWVDDWNSRTTKKIPRLIRFEIISLVGTTFVKYESLAHPVILYK, via the coding sequence ATGTTTGTAATGCGCCGGTCTAGACATGGTTTCACTTTGGTGGAGATTTCCATTGTTGTGATGATTATGGCTGTGATTTTTACTGGAATTTTTTCTGTTTTTTATACAGCCAATAAAATTTCGAAAAAAGGTGCATCAAATAAAGGAGCTAATCGAAAAGATATTCTTTATGCAATGGAGAATATTCGTGGAACGTTAGCCCGCACGTACTTTATTGATAATCAAAAAAGGATTTTGTTTGTTGGTAAACAAGAAGGTGTGACTGGGACAAGAAACGATCGAATTGTTTTTGCATCGGCTAATCCGAATTCAGAAGAAGAAGGGCAGGCGTCGGTTCGGGAAGTTTCTTTTTATCTTCGGAAAATGCCGAATCCTAAAATGGACGGTTTGTCCTATCTCATTCGGAGAGAAGATGAAATGATTGATACTTTTCCTACGCAAGGCGGTGTAGAGCACGTCTTACTTGAGAATGTAAAAAGTTTTCAAATGAAATTTTCAGAACGTGGAGACAAATGGGTAGATGATTGGAATTCCCGAACAACAAAAAAAATTCCAAGATTGATTCGATTTGAAATTATATCACTAGTGGGGACTACCTTTGTTAAATATGAATCGCTTGCGCATCCGGTTATCCTCTACAAATAA
- a CDS encoding general secretion pathway protein GspK, with protein sequence MNRLRIRLSSTNKKAKKGFMVYLLVMAIGTASMFTASKFFEDAATEYRVARSQADGFRAHMLAKAGFMGAVGALKKIPEEVLYQSGLAMDPPPIPLGGGVIYYTMSPEDGKININSLVKIYDDQPNQRTIEMVTRLFYQFALKREMIFPILDWIDENHQETGGGAEQYYYNRLSPPRKIKNAPFYSLSELLNVKGFDRAVVYESLKPKDYDKNNSKDFMTEEERALRSDKDYVLSNNITAYLPAGDSYDDRININTAPYFVLISLSDFMTKQAAMKILKLKLQKGGYIKELKDLETEPEFQVKTTGDLTLYKELAGEGTDVSGGRIKTKGEVYKITGVGIIKDKVVRKVSGLFDLTNNQMLYYTED encoded by the coding sequence ATGAATCGCTTGCGCATCCGGTTATCCTCTACAAATAAAAAAGCAAAAAAGGGGTTTATGGTCTATCTCCTTGTGATGGCCATTGGTACCGCTTCAATGTTTACGGCTTCCAAATTCTTTGAAGACGCGGCTACAGAATACAGAGTGGCTCGTTCCCAAGCAGATGGATTTCGGGCTCATATGCTTGCGAAAGCGGGGTTTATGGGTGCCGTTGGTGCTCTAAAGAAAATCCCGGAAGAGGTGCTCTATCAGTCGGGGTTGGCCATGGATCCGCCTCCGATTCCTCTCGGGGGTGGTGTCATCTATTACACAATGAGTCCGGAAGATGGAAAGATAAACATCAATTCCCTTGTGAAAATTTACGATGACCAGCCGAATCAAAGGACGATTGAGATGGTAACCCGGCTTTTTTACCAATTTGCATTAAAACGAGAAATGATTTTTCCAATTCTGGATTGGATTGATGAAAACCACCAAGAAACCGGAGGGGGTGCCGAACAGTATTACTACAATCGGCTTTCGCCACCAAGGAAAATCAAAAATGCCCCGTTTTATTCCCTCTCGGAGCTCCTAAATGTGAAGGGATTTGATCGGGCGGTCGTCTATGAAAGCTTAAAACCCAAGGACTACGACAAAAATAATTCTAAGGACTTTATGACTGAAGAGGAGAGAGCTCTTCGTTCCGATAAGGATTATGTGCTCTCGAATAATATTACTGCCTACTTGCCTGCGGGTGATTCCTATGATGACCGGATCAATATCAACACTGCGCCCTATTTTGTCTTAATATCCCTTTCCGACTTTATGACCAAACAAGCCGCCATGAAAATTTTGAAACTCAAGTTGCAGAAAGGAGGCTATATTAAAGAATTGAAAGATCTGGAGACAGAACCTGAATTCCAAGTCAAAACAACAGGGGACCTCACTCTGTATAAAGAATTGGCTGGAGAGGGAACGGATGTCTCTGGTGGACGTATCAAAACCAAAGGCGAAGTTTATAAAATCACAGGGGTTGGGATTATAAAGGATAAAGTGGTTCGAAAGGTATCAGGTCTTTTTGACCTTACCAACAACCAAATGTTATACTATACTGAAGATTAA
- a CDS encoding cell division FtsA domain-containing protein — MLSFDQYLAIDYGSTFLKGVLFKKVLGKVVILRTESLPVVELDESEGDPFEYNIIRFIQSFFPEENRFLLNLGIHNLFVRDLTVPLVSEKAIQEVLPFEVENLVPYPMEELEVIGKTWRSNKENSEVISFNVHHSELLRALKPFAKGDLSLSCLSLDSFALSSLVTKNYPLLLAEQTILQLDLGGKYSILNVLFEGKLRHTRQIYIGGEDVSLEIANLLKIELEDARALKESLPVGFLFDTIEKSEETNFLSKFHISAIQWKTLRKFILAKMDQLIHEVENSIFSLPETERPSIILLSGGASLYPGLTAYLEEKLGIKTGRYEFLGINDPSFVTAVATGTHFESRNKVNFLETGFAKKIHTNRFKLSAFKPHLILVSISLVLLFGVFLIGIVLDKRKITANKLVLLEKYKNGIGGELGEDEDPLKLASDKLKAERKKTEIYRLFLSQESVLDVLNEATEQFPSPEVLPFILDQFNFEEKEIQIYGRVNEFGEIGTIQSALEKSEKFTNIQIQNKRLITGVNKFKVSFKIKMDVVTPKDEP, encoded by the coding sequence ATGTTATCATTTGACCAATACCTAGCTATCGATTATGGTTCGACGTTTCTAAAAGGAGTACTTTTTAAAAAGGTACTCGGCAAAGTAGTGATCCTTCGAACGGAGAGCCTTCCCGTGGTGGAACTGGACGAATCCGAGGGAGATCCCTTCGAATATAATATCATTCGTTTCATTCAAAGTTTTTTTCCAGAAGAAAACAGATTCCTTCTCAACCTGGGAATCCACAATCTTTTTGTTCGAGATCTCACCGTACCTTTGGTTTCCGAAAAAGCCATCCAAGAAGTATTACCATTTGAAGTAGAAAATTTAGTTCCTTATCCTATGGAGGAATTGGAAGTCATTGGTAAAACTTGGAGATCGAATAAAGAAAACTCAGAAGTCATTTCTTTTAATGTCCATCATTCTGAATTACTTCGGGCATTAAAACCATTTGCTAAGGGAGATCTTTCCTTATCTTGTTTGTCTCTGGACTCTTTTGCTCTTTCTTCTCTAGTGACAAAAAACTATCCATTGTTACTCGCAGAGCAAACTATACTGCAATTGGATTTGGGTGGAAAATATAGCATTCTCAATGTTCTCTTTGAAGGGAAACTACGCCATACTCGCCAAATATATATTGGTGGTGAAGATGTAAGTTTGGAAATTGCAAATCTGCTAAAAATTGAATTAGAGGATGCAAGGGCATTAAAAGAATCTCTCCCAGTCGGCTTTCTTTTTGACACGATCGAAAAGTCGGAAGAAACGAACTTCTTATCCAAATTCCATATTAGTGCGATTCAGTGGAAAACGCTTCGAAAGTTTATTTTGGCAAAGATGGATCAACTCATTCACGAAGTAGAAAATAGTATTTTTTCTCTTCCTGAAACGGAAAGACCAAGTATCATTTTGTTATCTGGTGGGGCCAGTCTGTATCCAGGTCTCACTGCTTATTTGGAAGAAAAGTTAGGAATCAAAACTGGTCGATATGAATTTTTAGGAATTAATGATCCGAGTTTTGTCACCGCTGTAGCGACTGGAACTCATTTTGAATCGAGAAATAAAGTTAACTTTTTGGAAACTGGGTTTGCAAAAAAAATCCACACCAACCGATTTAAATTATCCGCTTTCAAACCCCACCTAATTCTCGTAAGCATTTCTTTGGTTCTTTTATTCGGAGTGTTCTTGATTGGAATTGTTTTAGATAAAAGAAAAATAACTGCTAACAAACTGGTCTTACTAGAAAAATACAAAAATGGGATTGGTGGAGAGCTGGGAGAGGATGAGGATCCGCTGAAGCTCGCCTCTGACAAACTAAAAGCAGAACGAAAGAAAACGGAAATCTATCGTTTGTTCCTTTCCCAGGAAAGTGTTTTGGATGTTTTGAACGAAGCCACTGAACAATTTCCTTCCCCAGAGGTATTACCTTTTATTTTGGATCAGTTCAATTTCGAAGAAAAGGAAATCCAAATTTATGGGCGTGTGAATGAATTTGGAGAAATTGGAACCATCCAATCAGCTTTAGAGAAATCTGAAAAATTTACCAATATACAAATTCAAAACAAAAGACTGATCACTGGAGTAAACAAATTCAAAGTCAGTTTTAAAATCAAAATGGATGTTGTGACTCCTAAGGATGAACCATAA
- the gspN gene encoding type II secretion system protein GspN, with translation MSKQNELEDDFLNEEDQEVQESLLEDDGELFDEDGDEEHTKVNRKQVFTLVAIAFVSFLVFTIFIFPLNEIVRSILIKTGKETGIFMDAKEIHFPMIGRKSFDSFVASFPSGTSIKAEEISLGVSLFGLLQSRLDGDANIGYFSFEGSEWAANIQTLDIPLRLSPIDDKITKWNGEGEIDLAGGKIKESSEIPFLGSLKGTDIRKANLVFKIRSGKLLLERGILESSLAKFQFQGVVRLSDNLAFSQLDLKVCFTLTEKFAQERQDLVGMVALLPQEGGKTCIPIRGTFSSPKVDLPNLNQLGGPAPKAEESAIEPAPVP, from the coding sequence ATGTCAAAACAAAACGAATTAGAAGACGATTTCCTCAACGAAGAAGACCAAGAAGTTCAAGAAAGCCTGTTGGAAGACGACGGTGAATTGTTTGATGAAGATGGTGATGAGGAACATACGAAGGTCAATCGCAAACAAGTGTTTACGCTCGTTGCCATCGCTTTTGTTTCTTTTCTAGTATTTACTATATTTATATTTCCACTTAATGAAATTGTTCGTTCGATCTTAATCAAAACAGGAAAAGAAACTGGAATCTTTATGGATGCGAAAGAAATCCATTTCCCAATGATTGGAAGAAAGTCTTTTGATAGTTTTGTCGCCAGTTTCCCTTCAGGTACATCGATTAAAGCTGAAGAAATTAGTTTGGGTGTTTCACTTTTTGGTCTGCTCCAATCCCGCTTGGATGGGGATGCTAACATTGGATATTTTAGTTTTGAAGGCAGTGAGTGGGCAGCGAACATTCAAACTTTGGACATTCCACTACGACTTTCTCCGATTGATGATAAAATTACTAAATGGAATGGAGAAGGGGAGATTGATTTAGCTGGTGGAAAAATCAAAGAATCTTCGGAGATCCCATTTTTAGGAAGTTTAAAAGGAACTGACATTCGGAAGGCAAATCTGGTTTTTAAAATACGCTCAGGTAAGTTACTTTTGGAGCGTGGTATTTTAGAATCTTCGCTCGCTAAATTCCAATTCCAAGGTGTGGTTCGTCTCTCCGATAACTTAGCCTTCTCTCAATTAGATTTAAAGGTTTGTTTTACTCTCACGGAAAAATTTGCTCAAGAACGTCAAGACTTAGTTGGTATGGTCGCACTCCTTCCTCAGGAAGGGGGAAAAACTTGTATCCCAATTAGAGGGACATTCTCATCTCCTAAGGTTGATCTTCCCAATTTGAACCAGTTAGGTGGTCCGGCACCAAAAGCGGAAGAATCTGCTATCGAACCGGCACCCGTTCCTTAA
- a CDS encoding vitamin B12-dependent ribonucleotide reductase, whose protein sequence is MKIERHFTKGNQGLYPNLTWVRKDSKITNTDGSVVFEANGVEVPDFWSQVATDILAQKYFRRKGVPKYLKKVAEKGIPEWLQRSVPDDEKLSALNPEDRFVGESDSKQVFHRLAGCWTYWGYKHGYFTDEDSARVFYEEVIFMLASQMAAPNSPQWFNTGLHWAYGIDGKSQGHYYVDPKSGKLVRSASSYEHPQPHACFIQSVDDDLVNEGGIMDLWVREARLFKYGSGTGTNFSNLRAANESLSGGGKSSGLMSFLKIGDRAAGAIKSGGTTRRAAKMVCLDMDHPDIEEFIDWKVQEEKKVASLVTGSILNNRLLNDIMSTCTSAKQTLGEAAYDPTANLDLKKAIQKARKAFVPDNYIKRVIDLSRQGYKDLLFEELTTDWQSEAYNTVSGQNSNNSVRITNEFMEAVEKDLPFHLYNRTEKEKAKAQNRDAKPAKTLRARDLWERIANAAWNSADPGTQYHSTINEWHTCPEDGAINASNPCSEYMFLDNTACNLASANLVKFLKEDGTFDVEGYRYLNKVWTIILEVSVLMAQFPSKEIAELSYKFRTLGLGYANLGSLLMIMGIPYDSQEAMAVTGAISSIMHMSSYATSAEMAKELGPFVGYEKNKDHMLRVIRNHRRAAYNAPKEEYEGLTITPVGINPSFLPSYLLEAAKEDSDRALELGELYGYRNAQVTVIAPTGTIGLVMDCDTTGIEPDFALVKYKKLAGGGYFKIINQSVPAALKKLGYSQAEQDAIVNYCKGHATFNGAPGVNTARLKEKGFTEDVLEKLEKQLPFVFDVQFAFNKFTLGEDFLSKTLGIDPSVYNSMGFNLLETLGFSADEISQANDYVCGTMTIENAPFIKEKDLAVFDCANKCGKYGKRFLSYQSHIRIMAAAQPFISGAISKTINLPEEATIEDVKNAYLMSWKVMIKANALYRDGSKLSQPLNSVFQLLSAVGEEDEELQTSSAPKTVTEVAEKLVYKYIAERRKLPHRRAGYTQKAMVGGHKVYLRTGEYEDGQLGEIFIDMHKEGAAFRSLMNAFAIAISLGLQHGVPLEEFVEAFTFFKFEPNGMVSGNPHIKMSTSVIDYIFRELAITYLGRYDLAQVSPEDLRTDEVGRKAEPSKDLVGKQESSGLRVPLHVAPISMKSVLEEKPEPVAVAGGTQPTAAQSAAATLKIIAEARTKGYTGDSCTECGSFQMVRNGACLKCISCGSTTGCS, encoded by the coding sequence ATGAAAATTGAGAGGCATTTTACCAAAGGGAATCAGGGTCTATACCCGAATCTTACTTGGGTCCGTAAGGATTCTAAAATTACGAATACGGACGGGTCCGTTGTATTTGAGGCTAACGGAGTCGAAGTTCCGGATTTTTGGTCGCAAGTAGCAACAGATATCCTCGCGCAGAAATACTTTCGCCGGAAAGGTGTTCCCAAATATCTGAAGAAAGTTGCAGAAAAAGGCATTCCGGAATGGTTACAACGTTCGGTTCCTGACGATGAAAAACTCTCCGCTCTCAATCCCGAAGATCGTTTTGTAGGAGAATCTGATTCCAAACAAGTGTTCCACCGCCTTGCGGGATGTTGGACATACTGGGGTTACAAACACGGTTATTTTACTGATGAAGACAGTGCTCGTGTCTTCTATGAAGAAGTTATTTTTATGCTCGCAAGCCAAATGGCTGCACCCAATTCCCCACAGTGGTTCAATACTGGTCTCCACTGGGCTTATGGAATTGATGGAAAGTCACAAGGACATTATTATGTGGATCCAAAATCGGGAAAATTGGTAAGATCCGCCTCTTCTTACGAACACCCGCAACCCCATGCATGTTTCATCCAATCAGTGGATGACGATTTAGTGAATGAAGGGGGTATCATGGACCTTTGGGTTCGTGAAGCTCGCCTTTTCAAATACGGATCGGGAACAGGAACCAATTTCTCGAACTTACGAGCTGCCAATGAATCTCTTTCTGGTGGTGGTAAAAGTTCCGGCCTTATGTCTTTCCTTAAAATTGGGGACAGAGCTGCAGGTGCGATCAAATCAGGAGGAACCACTCGTCGAGCGGCGAAGATGGTTTGTCTTGATATGGACCATCCAGACATCGAAGAATTCATTGATTGGAAAGTTCAAGAAGAGAAAAAAGTGGCATCCCTTGTTACGGGATCCATCTTAAACAACCGTCTCTTAAACGATATTATGAGTACCTGTACTTCCGCCAAACAAACACTTGGTGAAGCAGCTTACGACCCAACTGCCAATTTAGATCTCAAAAAAGCGATCCAAAAAGCAAGAAAAGCATTTGTTCCAGACAACTACATCAAACGAGTGATTGACCTCTCCAGACAAGGATACAAAGACCTACTCTTTGAAGAGTTGACCACTGATTGGCAGTCCGAAGCATACAATACAGTTTCCGGACAAAACTCCAATAACTCAGTGCGAATCACAAATGAATTTATGGAAGCAGTCGAAAAGGATCTCCCTTTCCACCTTTACAATAGGACAGAAAAGGAAAAAGCGAAGGCACAAAACCGAGATGCAAAACCGGCAAAAACATTACGCGCACGTGACCTTTGGGAAAGAATTGCGAATGCTGCTTGGAATTCTGCAGACCCAGGAACCCAGTATCACAGCACAATCAATGAATGGCATACTTGTCCTGAAGACGGTGCCATCAATGCCTCGAATCCATGTTCTGAGTATATGTTCCTCGACAACACAGCTTGTAACTTGGCATCGGCAAACCTTGTAAAATTTTTAAAAGAAGACGGAACCTTTGATGTAGAAGGATATCGCTACTTAAACAAAGTGTGGACCATCATCCTAGAAGTGTCTGTGCTTATGGCTCAGTTCCCTTCCAAAGAAATTGCAGAACTATCATACAAGTTCAGAACTTTAGGTTTAGGTTATGCGAACCTTGGTTCCCTTCTTATGATCATGGGAATTCCTTATGATTCACAAGAAGCGATGGCAGTCACTGGTGCGATTTCTTCTATCATGCATATGTCTTCGTATGCAACTTCGGCAGAGATGGCAAAGGAACTCGGACCATTTGTTGGATACGAAAAAAACAAAGACCATATGCTCCGAGTGATTCGTAACCATAGACGTGCCGCTTACAATGCACCAAAAGAAGAATACGAAGGCCTTACCATCACTCCAGTGGGAATCAATCCTTCGTTTCTTCCTTCTTACCTACTCGAAGCAGCAAAAGAAGATTCCGATAGAGCTTTAGAACTGGGAGAATTGTATGGGTACCGCAACGCACAGGTAACTGTGATTGCTCCTACAGGAACCATTGGTCTTGTCATGGACTGTGATACGACTGGAATTGAACCAGACTTTGCTCTAGTGAAATACAAAAAATTGGCTGGTGGTGGATATTTTAAAATCATCAACCAATCAGTACCTGCTGCATTGAAAAAACTTGGTTATAGCCAAGCGGAACAAGATGCGATCGTAAACTATTGTAAAGGCCATGCCACTTTCAACGGAGCACCTGGTGTCAATACCGCTCGTTTGAAAGAGAAAGGTTTTACAGAAGATGTACTGGAAAAACTCGAAAAACAACTTCCCTTTGTTTTTGATGTCCAATTTGCATTCAACAAATTTACGTTAGGCGAAGATTTCCTTTCCAAAACATTGGGAATTGATCCATCTGTTTATAACTCCATGGGTTTTAACCTTTTGGAAACACTAGGTTTTTCTGCAGATGAAATCTCCCAAGCAAACGATTATGTTTGCGGAACGATGACAATCGAAAACGCACCATTCATCAAAGAGAAGGATCTGGCTGTTTTTGATTGTGCAAACAAATGTGGGAAATACGGAAAACGATTTTTATCTTATCAATCACATATCCGAATTATGGCTGCGGCACAACCATTCATTTCGGGGGCTATCTCCAAAACGATCAACCTTCCCGAAGAGGCAACCATTGAGGATGTGAAAAACGCATACCTAATGTCTTGGAAAGTGATGATCAAAGCAAATGCGCTTTACCGTGACGGATCGAAACTTTCACAACCACTTAACTCCGTATTTCAGTTGTTAAGTGCTGTAGGTGAAGAAGACGAAGAACTACAAACTTCTTCTGCTCCAAAAACGGTAACTGAAGTGGCAGAAAAACTTGTGTATAAATACATTGCGGAAAGGAGAAAACTCCCACACCGTCGTGCAGGTTATACCCAAAAAGCTATGGTGGGTGGACACAAAGTATATCTTCGCACAGGTGAATACGAAGATGGCCAACTCGGTGAAATCTTTATCGATATGCATAAAGAAGGAGCGGCTTTCCGTTCTCTTATGAATGCATTTGCCATTGCAATTTCTCTTGGTCTCCAACACGGAGTTCCGTTAGAAGAATTTGTAGAAGCATTTACATTCTTCAAATTTGAACCAAACGGAATGGTTTCAGGCAATCCACACATAAAGATGTCAACCTCAGTGATCGATTACATCTTTAGAGAACTTGCCATTACTTACCTTGGTAGATACGACTTGGCACAAGTATCTCCCGAAGATCTAAGAACTGACGAAGTTGGAAGGAAGGCAGAACCGAGCAAAGATCTAGTGGGAAAGCAGGAAAGTAGTGGGCTAAGAGTTCCACTACATGTGGCACCCATTTCTATGAAATCGGTATTGGAAGAAAAACCTGAACCGGTAGCTGTAGCAGGTGGCACTCAACCGACTGCTGCACAATCAGCAGCGGCAACTCTGAAAATCATCGCGGAAGCCAGAACCAAAGGTTATACAGGTGATTCCTGTACAGAATGTGGTTCCTTCCAAATGGTTCGTAACGGAGCTTGCCTGAAGTGTATCTCATGCGGATCCACTACAGGTTGTTCCTAA
- a CDS encoding L,D-transpeptidase has protein sequence MPESPLWNSEQILFVTARAGETTGHLDFYTLNEGEWTAVIEKIPVRLGRNGLILREEKREGDGSTPAGSYPIQRIIGKQKKIIRNLEYTQIRKNHYWSDHPKSKNYNQLITHYEKGAVPLGDSYIYDLFVVIEHNTKPALPGMGSMIFIHVWNEDKPTSGCVGVELKWLEGLTNQLDGNKLPFLVIVETDE, from the coding sequence TTGCCAGAATCACCTCTTTGGAACTCGGAACAAATCCTTTTTGTTACCGCAAGAGCCGGTGAAACCACAGGACATTTGGATTTTTACACTCTAAACGAGGGAGAATGGACTGCAGTGATCGAAAAAATACCGGTGCGACTGGGGCGAAATGGACTCATCCTTCGGGAAGAAAAAAGAGAAGGGGACGGATCCACTCCTGCAGGCAGTTATCCCATCCAAAGAATCATTGGAAAACAAAAAAAGATAATTCGAAATTTAGAATACACTCAAATTCGAAAAAACCATTACTGGAGTGATCACCCTAAGTCCAAAAATTACAACCAATTGATTACACACTACGAAAAAGGGGCAGTTCCCCTTGGAGATTCCTATATTTACGATTTATTTGTTGTGATTGAACACAATACAAAACCGGCTCTTCCTGGAATGGGGAGTATGATCTTTATTCATGTTTGGAATGAAGACAAACCTACTTCTGGTTGTGTGGGTGTCGAATTAAAATGGTTGGAGGGATTGACCAACCAATTGGATGGAAACAAATTACCTTTTCTCGTGATTGTCGAAACAGACGAATGA
- a CDS encoding flavin-containing monooxygenase gives MTTSLLRNPSVVVIGAGMTGILLAIELEKAGITDITILEKKNDLGGTWRENTYPGVACDIPAHMYTYSFEPNPEWSHRFAHGDEIQAYFKKVSDKYKVTPKIHFNEAVNEASYNNGKWTTKTSQGKTFVSDFLISATGILHHPARPNIPGLESFQGKCFHTAEWDHSVELKGKRIGIIGTGSTAAQVIPEMIKVGEKVSVFQRTPQWIVKVPDTNYTEEDKKKWRKEPNILKRFHKWYTFAVEQTFSKAVIGKKIPHMLMSFLCKRNLRISVKDPILRAKLTPNYRVGCKRVIVNSTFYDAIQKPNADLVTEGIEKITEKGVVTKDGTLHELDVLILATGFHPFNFMRPMNLTGKDGISIDSVWKKKVQAYRSLFIPHFPNFVLMLGPNTPIGNFSVIAMSEIQTKYVMKVIHDWRKKKFDEIETTEEALKQFAAYLKAGMGNTVWLGGCQSWYLDPDGDPAMWPYTWSRWEKEMKTPDYKDFALTTF, from the coding sequence ATGACAACATCACTTCTTAGAAATCCTTCCGTTGTGGTCATAGGTGCCGGGATGACTGGCATCCTACTAGCGATTGAATTAGAAAAAGCCGGAATCACGGACATTACCATACTAGAGAAAAAAAATGACTTAGGGGGCACTTGGAGAGAAAACACCTATCCGGGTGTTGCTTGTGACATTCCTGCTCATATGTATACTTATAGTTTTGAGCCAAATCCAGAATGGAGCCATCGTTTTGCCCATGGGGATGAAATCCAAGCCTACTTCAAGAAGGTCAGCGATAAATACAAAGTGACTCCTAAAATTCATTTCAATGAAGCAGTAAACGAAGCATCCTATAACAATGGAAAGTGGACCACCAAAACCAGCCAAGGGAAGACTTTCGTTTCTGATTTTTTAATTTCTGCAACCGGAATTTTGCATCATCCTGCAAGGCCGAATATCCCCGGCCTTGAATCTTTCCAAGGCAAATGTTTTCATACTGCTGAATGGGATCATTCAGTAGAATTAAAAGGAAAACGAATTGGTATCATTGGCACAGGGTCCACGGCTGCTCAAGTAATTCCTGAAATGATCAAAGTAGGGGAAAAAGTGTCTGTGTTTCAGAGAACTCCTCAATGGATTGTAAAAGTTCCTGATACCAACTATACTGAAGAAGACAAAAAAAAATGGAGGAAGGAACCTAATATTCTAAAACGATTCCACAAATGGTACACCTTTGCCGTTGAACAAACTTTCTCCAAAGCAGTGATTGGAAAAAAAATTCCTCATATGCTTATGAGTTTTCTTTGTAAACGGAATCTCCGAATTTCTGTTAAGGATCCAATTTTACGTGCAAAACTAACACCGAACTACCGGGTGGGTTGCAAACGAGTGATTGTAAACTCAACCTTCTATGATGCCATACAAAAACCTAATGCAGATTTGGTGACAGAAGGGATCGAGAAAATTACTGAGAAAGGAGTTGTCACTAAAGATGGAACACTGCACGAACTAGATGTATTAATCCTTGCGACTGGATTTCATCCCTTCAACTTTATGAGGCCTATGAACCTAACAGGGAAAGATGGAATTAGCATTGACTCCGTTTGGAAAAAGAAAGTCCAAGCTTACAGATCTTTATTCATTCCGCATTTTCCTAATTTTGTATTGATGCTCGGTCCCAATACTCCAATTGGAAATTTCTCTGTCATTGCCATGAGTGAAATACAAACTAAATACGTCATGAAAGTGATCCATGATTGGAGAAAAAAGAAATTTGACGAAATTGAAACCACAGAAGAGGCATTAAAACAATTTGCAGCTTATCTCAAAGCAGGAATGGGAAACACAGTCTGGCTCGGTGGTTGTCAAAGTTGGTATTTGGATCCAGATGGAGATCCTGCTATGTGGCCTTATACTTGGAGTCGTTGGGAGAAGGAAATGAAAACGCCTGATTACAAAGACTTTGCCTTAACAACTTTTTGA